One window from the genome of Anabaena sphaerica FACHB-251 encodes:
- a CDS encoding PriCT-2 domain-containing protein, translating into MRSFNYSVNATGRNKDWDFRNLAKNFQDKQGTLDNVINDVKSGHALSAGLFGGRWRSKANVIGSQWLLLDIDNSGKDENGSKCYQHQLTLDEALEHPFIKQYCALIYTTASHQPDWHKFRLIFLLPEFVRGTETVEVLTRYLMQQLPHDPACKDASRVFYGSTEATFPLINPDAYLPQFWIDEAISVAHQERIEYQRRIAEIEKRRQQLQDQATANDWDVDQLIQQALSYIPPRSPGSGNYQECLQVLMALNGHYGPVDAEIIAESWSPSIRGTTWNIRAKIKSFRGRSGITIGTLFHIAKQYGFRFPSVKKSTPNYDYQEEREREDQKRRFYDWVDFRQQIKKIVKPIKEAFKGFGEQTKEPPKQDNKPANVDIWFSSQDRGKIYQEIATYEKYQGCKYILDTSAAGSGKSHHIGTLEPSDLKAAKLWYISSDHRNPTTSTIESNYVDLPVRNNGLYADSTQLTPNGNPKVHWPEKGQVPNVKGNCDRAPLFRKLASKGYQNEANSEASLNPICGTCKYKFNCSGHYPDGKEAAYIPGNTFRADRKNALLADRIRCHIDSLPSDIPDNSIAFVDEFSRQVNRIQSTELGLTEYEKTVATIATELPKAWELIKDFISPLHEYLSYSHKEAYYGYSHLEVMEIFGKIDKSKIADIINELKILNPDLEEIFSEADGLDNYEGMSKKLIRTLKRGFLREAAKQSYQMLDDLAINWLIPLLEIYAGLIPGNFRIKNHKLIIATENNRQVEVLDKFKKVFLLDATATRESVALELGINPDEILVISENLPNYSNLEIVHITDLGLCGKNRSELKQTQIAAITKHLQSKHDRLKVIDHLACVEDGQGYWYVDNRGSNKYINVDALLCIGTPYPDLGAIAQKYSILTGDFDTSKDNPNFQNYLNHQVKAEIIQGVGRPRANRRPEQKIKVYLTTNTDISYLSSYYPGCTIEETEAFKLNPEAGNKTQWLQYQIVQAAKQIWEAGEKLTQKAIASLAGVTQGRISQVAADFGGWPALKKILISLLDSLYRKTNNFSGPLTENQQFYVDQFLPLLAQEETIDPTDVATTLDDIGDEAEVKLVLSRVPFETKLLLIIKILAHIPDEFVEIITPLIPKEMIFQDGS; encoded by the coding sequence ATGAGAAGCTTCAATTACTCAGTCAACGCCACAGGCCGCAATAAAGATTGGGATTTTAGAAACCTTGCTAAAAACTTCCAAGATAAACAGGGTACTCTTGATAACGTAATCAATGACGTTAAATCAGGCCATGCCCTGAGTGCCGGCTTATTTGGTGGCAGATGGAGAAGTAAAGCCAACGTCATCGGTTCTCAGTGGTTACTACTGGACATAGACAACTCTGGTAAAGATGAAAATGGCTCTAAGTGCTACCAACATCAACTCACATTAGATGAAGCACTAGAACATCCATTTATTAAACAATACTGTGCGTTAATCTACACAACAGCTAGTCATCAACCAGACTGGCATAAATTCCGGTTAATTTTCCTACTACCTGAGTTTGTTCGAGGTACTGAAACTGTAGAGGTACTAACTCGTTACCTCATGCAGCAGCTACCCCATGACCCCGCTTGTAAAGATGCTTCACGGGTGTTTTACGGGTCAACAGAGGCAACATTCCCATTAATTAACCCTGATGCCTATTTACCCCAATTTTGGATAGATGAGGCAATATCTGTTGCCCATCAAGAAAGAATTGAATACCAACGCCGGATAGCGGAAATAGAAAAGCGTCGTCAGCAGCTACAAGACCAGGCAACAGCTAATGATTGGGACGTAGATCAGCTGATCCAACAAGCTTTAAGCTATATTCCCCCACGTAGTCCCGGTAGTGGTAATTATCAAGAATGTTTACAAGTCTTGATGGCACTAAATGGTCATTATGGACCCGTTGACGCTGAAATAATAGCAGAAAGTTGGAGTCCATCAATCAGGGGGACTACTTGGAACATTCGCGCCAAAATTAAGAGTTTCAGGGGTCGTTCCGGTATAACCATCGGTACTCTATTTCATATTGCTAAACAGTATGGATTTAGATTTCCATCTGTCAAAAAATCAACCCCTAACTACGACTACCAAGAGGAAAGAGAGAGAGAAGATCAGAAAAGACGGTTTTATGATTGGGTTGATTTTAGACAACAGATAAAGAAGATTGTCAAACCAATCAAGGAAGCATTTAAAGGCTTTGGGGAACAAACCAAAGAACCACCAAAGCAAGATAATAAACCTGCTAACGTTGACATCTGGTTTAGTTCTCAAGATAGAGGCAAAATTTACCAAGAAATAGCTACATATGAAAAATATCAGGGGTGTAAATACATTCTCGATACATCTGCGGCTGGAAGTGGTAAATCTCATCATATAGGAACATTAGAACCAAGTGATTTAAAAGCTGCTAAATTGTGGTATATCAGCAGTGACCATAGAAACCCAACCACATCAACAATAGAATCTAACTATGTAGATTTACCAGTAAGAAATAATGGGTTATATGCAGATTCAACTCAGTTGACTCCTAACGGTAATCCCAAAGTTCACTGGCCAGAAAAAGGACAAGTCCCCAATGTAAAAGGAAATTGCGATCGCGCTCCTTTATTTAGAAAGTTAGCATCCAAAGGTTATCAGAATGAAGCTAATAGCGAAGCAAGTCTAAACCCCATTTGTGGAACTTGCAAATATAAATTTAATTGCAGTGGTCACTATCCAGACGGTAAAGAAGCTGCTTATATTCCTGGCAATACTTTTCGTGCAGATAGAAAGAATGCTTTATTAGCAGACAGAATTAGATGTCACATTGATAGTTTACCTAGTGATATTCCTGATAATTCTATTGCTTTCGTGGATGAGTTCTCACGTCAGGTAAATCGTATTCAATCAACAGAACTTGGTTTAACTGAATATGAAAAAACAGTTGCAACTATAGCAACTGAATTACCGAAAGCATGGGAACTGATTAAGGATTTTATCTCTCCACTACATGAATATTTATCCTACTCCCACAAAGAAGCATATTATGGCTATTCTCATCTGGAAGTAATGGAGATATTTGGCAAGATTGATAAATCAAAGATTGCGGATATTATCAACGAATTGAAGATATTAAACCCCGACTTGGAGGAAATTTTTTCGGAAGCTGATGGACTTGACAACTATGAGGGAATGTCAAAAAAACTGATCAGGACTTTGAAAAGAGGATTCCTGAGAGAAGCTGCTAAACAGTCTTATCAGATGTTGGATGATTTGGCGATAAACTGGCTAATTCCCCTCTTAGAAATTTATGCTGGTTTGATTCCTGGTAACTTCAGAATCAAGAATCATAAGCTAATAATCGCTACCGAAAATAATAGACAAGTTGAGGTATTAGACAAGTTTAAAAAAGTATTCCTATTAGATGCAACAGCAACCCGTGAAAGCGTAGCTCTAGAATTGGGCATTAACCCAGATGAGATATTAGTTATCTCTGAAAATCTGCCAAACTATTCTAATTTGGAAATTGTGCATATCACGGATCTAGGATTATGTGGAAAGAATAGATCCGAGTTGAAACAGACACAAATAGCAGCAATCACAAAGCATCTACAGTCAAAACATGACAGGTTAAAAGTTATTGATCATCTAGCTTGTGTGGAAGATGGTCAGGGATATTGGTATGTAGATAATCGTGGTTCTAACAAATACATAAATGTAGATGCACTGCTTTGTATTGGTACACCTTACCCAGACTTGGGTGCGATCGCCCAAAAATACTCAATCCTGACTGGGGACTTTGATACCAGTAAAGATAACCCCAATTTCCAAAACTATCTAAACCATCAGGTCAAGGCAGAAATTATTCAAGGAGTAGGCAGACCGAGGGCAAATAGAAGGCCAGAACAAAAAATCAAGGTTTACCTTACCACCAACACAGATATATCCTACCTCAGTAGCTACTATCCAGGATGCACAATAGAGGAAACGGAAGCGTTTAAGCTTAATCCTGAAGCTGGTAACAAAACTCAATGGTTACAGTACCAAATTGTACAAGCTGCTAAACAGATTTGGGAAGCAGGGGAGAAATTAACCCAAAAGGCGATCGCTTCTTTAGCAGGTGTCACCCAAGGCAGAATATCTCAAGTTGCTGCTGATTTTGGGGGATGGCCTGCACTGAAAAAAATATTAATTTCCCTATTAGATAGCCTATATAGGAAAACTAATAATTTTTCTGGTCCCCTGACTGAGAACCAGCAGTTTTATGTAGACCAGTTTTTACCCCTCCTAGCACAAGAGGAAACCATAGATCCGACTGACGTGGCTACAACCCTTGATGATATTGGGGATGAGGCAGAAGTTAAGTTAGTTCTGTCTAGAGTGCCATTTGAAACAAAATTGCTACTGATTATTAAAATACTTGCTCACATTCCAGATGAGTTTGTAGAAATAATTACTCCACTCATACCCAAAGAGATGATTTTTCAGGACGGGTCTTAA
- a CDS encoding ribbon-helix-helix domain-containing protein: MMSNDVRTEKINFTCDPETKQYLRIWAARESRTLSNLVEKLVVEAIEQDKKNQTK; encoded by the coding sequence ATGATGTCTAACGACGTGAGAACAGAGAAAATAAACTTTACTTGTGACCCTGAAACGAAGCAATACCTTAGAATTTGGGCAGCAAGAGAGAGCAGGACTTTATCTAATTTGGTTGAAAAGCTAGTAGTGGAGGCAATAGAACAAGACAAGAAAAATCAAACTAAATAA